GATAGAGAgtgtttttttagtttagttttttagtgATTTTTAGGTCTTCTGAGACAAATGTTTTGGGCTCTatgctgtaaataaaactgacttgacttgacctaacataattcatatatatattattaatgatattaTCAGTTTAAATTATAGGAGCTCCACATTGCTGTCTAGAGAGCCTGTAAAATGTCAAGATAAAATTACATAAGCTTCATTGAACAGCGCTGGTGCTCGAGTGTTACTCACTTGAAACACTGGTCGTCGGGTCACTCTCCTCATCCGAGCTGCTAGTTTTAAGGGATTTCTGGGATGTCCGTGTCCTCAGCCTCGGTTTTCTGACACTCTTGCAGAGCTCCTTGCTGTGATGGGTACACAAGCAGCAGGCACCAATTTGTGAAGTTAACTTAACTATACGTTTTCATCACCATCttgcaaaaatgtaatcaatctGTCACTACCTGTACTTTGAAGTTATGAGCAGCCGACACTGTTCCCTACTGTCGTCCAGCTCCGTGTCCATCCTGAACGTCACTCCCTGGAAGTCTGGGTCTTGGATATCAGCACTCCGGCTGGGACGAGGTTGTTTTCTAGGAGTCTTGATTCTCCACTGCTGGTTAGATAGAGGAGCAATTTCCTCCCTCTGCACTGACCTGGGTTCTGGTTTTGATGTTGCAGAAGGTGTGGGGTTTGTTTCTCCATTGTAGCTTGAGGATTTCTGTTGTGCAACTGGAGGGGATTTTTCCTGTATGGGAGCATGTGTACATTCTGGTTTAGATGCTGtgattttgtcatttgaagGCAGGATGGGGCTTGGACGAGGCAGCTGGGTGTCACATGGGGGCTCAGTAGTCAATGCAAGGTTTGCATTGTGATCTAGTGTTAGTGCTGGCTTTGACAGAGCTACACTTGCATCTTCATTTGAATTAAAAGTTAGCTGGGTATTAAGAGATGCATTGAGGATGTAAGTTTGTGACAAATCATTGTCAGAGAAGGGTACATTCAAAATATCCTGTTCAGAAGAGAAACAATCCTTCTTACACTCCTGCTTCCACGCAAATTGTCGATTAACACTGAACTTGTCCTCCCTTTTGTATCCGTGTTGAGGTTGAGAAGATGCTGTTGCATTTTCCTCCATCAGCTCTGGTCTAATAGTGTCTATATTTTCAGCAGTCTGTGACTGAACACAACAGCCCACCTTGGAGTCTATCACACAGCACTGTAGTTTATAACTACTGGCTGTTCCACTGCAGTCCCCTCTCACATCTTCCTCAGGGCCGACACAGGCTGGGATCTCTTTTCTCTCATAGATAAGAAGAGATGGCGTCAAAGTGCATTTGACACTTACACAGTCACCTCCAACTCCCTGATCTCTTACATCTGCTGTTGCAATCGATACTTTGTCTATTGACTGGCTTAATTTTGTGGTAGATGACACTGAACTTGGGTCATCTACATCACTGTGATGCAGGAGCCTCTCACACTGCAGGTTGATCATACTCAGTACTTTCCAGGGGCTGTTGCATTCAGAATGTGGTTCAACCAAAGTTGTGACCTTGCTGCTGTGGCTTTCctccttcatttttttcatctgaTTGGCAGGTGACATACGAGACAAAGTGTGCTGGCAGGAACTATTAGAGATTTGAAACAAAtgtgcttcctcttcctcttttttaacTAAGAAAGGACTTTGCCTAGAAGTCTCATTGAGCCACGTGGAGGGTGAATTTGTGTCCAGGAAACTGTTGTGGATGGGGGATGCTAGCTTGGAAACTTCTTGGAAAAGGTAGAAGAGTGCTGGGTGGGAGGCATTGTGTTCCATTGTGCTCTGGTTTCCCTGGATGAAGGGAGCTTGTGTCCTTGGTCCGGTGTTCATGTTGAGGCAGTATCTgcataataaatacaaacaaacagcttttaGATCAGTCATTCCCAACCCAGGGGTCAGGGGAGGGAAATTCTTGCTACTCAAAATGATGCTTATTTTCAGGCATTTCTCTAATcattgctctctttttttccccgtccactaaataaaaaaaatcaaagaaaacagcCTGCGAGAAAAACTACTCTTCAATTaaactgctcacaactcatAGACATACACCCTGACTAGAGGTAGAAAGTAAATACTGCTTCATGTTAAGAGGTCACAAGCTAagaaggttgggaaccactatTCTAGAGGCTGTATGAGATTTGagctatttttatttcatatccaTACCTCCAATAATTGAGCTAACCTACATAAGCTACTGGTATATGCAAATTAGCAGATAACCATAAGATAACATACAGAAAACGCAGAACAGCTAGAGCTATTGCAGtgtttaacatttttgtttccaaACTGCGGACAACAGTGATGTTAGGCTATTGACAAAATGCACTTTAGGATAGtattcttaaaatgttaattagaacatgtttattattgtagCCTACATGGGCTAACGGGAATCATCTagcattgtgtcattttttgtaatttaaaagGCTAACAAGGTCCAGCTGTCATTTTCCTTGAAAATAGATATGACAAGAAGTCGTGTGTTTTCAGAAAGAgacggtttttttttttttatcaaaacgTAACTTACTTAACTCACCGGAAGTAATGTAACAAAACGTCCAGCCCTCTGTGTAGTTAAAATGTGTTCTAGAACACAAATGTAGCACAGTTCTAGCGTTCTAGAATGGCGAAGATTTTCGCGGTTGTCTGAGTTTGACTGTCCCGCGCGAGGAAGCAGGTTGCACGGATATTGACACAACAATATTGATACTGAAAATCGCTGAAATTATGACCGAAAATGTATATTCTTCCATCTCTATTCTCTCATGTGTATCAGTAGGCTATGACTTTTCCGAAATGTTTTGGACCACTCAAAATATAGACGCAGAGTGATGGTCAGTTTAATAGTATGGAATTGGATGTGCGTTTTTAGCaattgatttgatgttttaacTCCATGAGCATTCTGATGCATAGTTTGTTTGCTTATAGTTTTATGTAGATCTCACTGCAGGCAGCCAGTGGCCTAAGTTAAATGATCACATATTCTGATCCATTAATCTTTCAACTGGCCCCATGTTCACACTAGCATCAAGTTCCCCGATCCCTGTCTTTACTTGTCAATCTTTGACCTGTCATGGCCACTATGGCTAACCACGTCTTTAACATTTGGGCCTGAAGGGAACCGTTCAAAATGTGGCCAACATTAAATCCAAAATGTAGGCCCTGCAATCCACCCAGTTAACCTGCCATCACTGTGCCCTACTGTCGAAGCTCACCTTAGATCTCCAAATCGATCACCAAGTAAATGACGAAGTGTGGGAACATGCTGGGAGTTCAAACCGATGGAGCTGGTTGCTATGACTGGGTGGTGTTTTGGACCAGGAGGAGTTGCGCGGGTGTTTTTGGTTTACTAGATTACGTCTACTGTGTTGCCTACACCGAGTCCCAGTTTCACTTGGTAACTACTACAAAGCGCTTTTTTTGCGACAAAACAAATACCTGTTCAGAGATTTTCTGGGTAAATGTGGAGGTTTTACCAACAATGGTCGCCCGCTAATCATGCGATGAAAACTTGAAAACTAGCTTTGGTTAATGAAGTTTGGCTAAAACAATGGAAACGTCTCTTTCGTCCCCTTTGAGTCCTTACAGTAAGTGTTTGAGGTTGCTGGGTAATGAGGGAAGTGttcaaaaataactttttaaaactgattttattgcacaactttaaatatttgtaatttctaAGACATAATATACACAATTCACCTACATTTGTGCGTAAGTTGGACAAGTACAGTAGACTTAACAAGTAAAGGGTAGATGTGGTAAAACTCATTCCATGGTAACATGAAGCGCACCAGCTTGAAATCAGACTGGTCTCCGCCTCCATCCCGCTCTGGATCAAAGTCCACCTGAACCAGATCAACTAATCAAGCCTTAATCACTGGCACCAGTGAGGAagtgctttaaaatgaaatgtttatagtgaataaaatgtcagtttcaACAGTCTAaattctgatttgttttgttaacAGCCTGTCCTTCAAGCTTTAGGCAACTTCAGTATTTCAAATACACTTCATTCTAATATATGGCTTCTTCTGTGTTCTGGCTACAGTACCATGCACGAGAAAACTCAACAGAGGTTTATAAACTCAGAGATTACTATAGTCAGTGGGTACTTACGGATAAGCCTTCACAACACCTACAAATGAACTTGTAAGtagtaaataaaagtaaacgCTATGCATACAATATCTGACAAGTGAATCAGGGTGACAATGATGGACTGACAGAAATGACTAAGAATATCATCTTGTGATACTTGTGCGTATATGAGCTGTAACAAGGAATGTTCCATTAAACGGCACAAAGATGAACTTTGTTAAAACCGACTCTGCAATGtataacacaaacatgaaatgtcTCTGAAATTGTCTGGTGTTTTAACAAAGAACAGTTTGTGAGATTGAATGGTGTCTTGATGCTGGCCTGAGAATGctccacataaataaatacattgtcaGTTAAACCATgacagggttttgttttttggaagtAACCATTCATTTCACCTTCAGTGAGACTCATATAGTGTCTGACTCTTCCTGATCTCATATGCAGGCCTGTCCTGTCATTGGTTAACTGTGGAATTTGTCAGTTTGCAAGACGTCTTGGGAGTTGCTACGGACTTTGCTATCCTAGCCGTGCATCTCTTTATGGTCGCTCCCTCACTCAAGGGGCAGGGCAGCAATACCCTCTCATttcccccaacccccccccctcttcatcatctgtgCCTCTTCTCAGTGAGGTTTGGGAACATGGCCGTCCACGTAGAAGTTCCTGGTGACTTTGGGCAAGGTGAGCTCAATGCCGTCAAGCTCTGGAGTGAGAATGATCTGGCATCCCAGGCGGGAGTTCTCCTGAAGCATGGGCGCCATGTCCAGCATGTCATCCTCCCTAGAGTGCCAATATATCTGTTAACATTTACAGTGATCTCCCTTTCCCCTAATCACACACAGTGGTTGAAATCCAAATGTCGTAGTTAAGATATCATTTGTAGCACACCTACCTCTCATCAGGGTCTGGCAGTTTATTAAAATGGGCAGCACTCACATAGACCTGACATGTTGAGCAGGCCAGTGATGCCTCACAGGCTCctaaatgaaagagaaacacaaacaatgagCAAATAATGGTCTCAAAACCATGCTTCAATTGAATATTTAAGAAACAGCTTTAACTGTATAAATGCTCACCTTCCAGATCAACTCCATGCTTGTGAGCCAGATAGAGGACATTATCTCCCACTTTGGCTTTAATTGGGATCCTCTGGCCAGACCGATCTATATACACCACATTCACCCTAAACAGTCCGTAAAAAACAATTTAGCTTCATTAACAACCATACATTTGAGTTTGGCAAGGTTTTGAAAAGGTTTAATTCACCATTCAGTCCTTTTAATgcttaaaaaataaagatggcGTTCCATGTTCAGGAAAGAGCTTGAACTGTGCCAGTACTCACCAGTACAACATACTGACAAAAAGATTTCTGAtcacaagaaaaaaatcctacactcagacaaaaacacttcaagAAGCTTCAGGTACAAAACAATATACACAGTGCTAAAAACGTGAAAGGGTTCTAACACGCCATGAGGAGTCAAAAAAAGTGCAGTGTGAGTTGTGGTCTAGTATAGAAAGCTGCAAGATAAAAGTTTAGATTTCTGCTAGTGCCTCCAAAATCATCTGACCCGCTCAACCTACTGAGCCACAGCCACCACAAATGTTGTactaaaaattaaaaaaaagtgtactaCAAAGTTGATCAATGTATACCCTTAAATTAATCATTTCTGTGGACAATTTGTCTCTCAAATGCTGCATGTGCATACAATGTAGGTTGCTGGTGTAGAGTACTGCCACCTACTTAATTTAAATTCAGTGTACAAAAACTAATGTTCAGCATTGGACTGGGCAACAATTTGAACCATCTTTCACTGAAGCTTAAATGTAGCCTCCACTGACTTGGACTTAACAGTTTCAATGTTTAATAAtagttgtagtagtagcagtacAGCTGTAAAAAGTATAATGTGTGATGATTAATACCAACTGAGAACACTGTATCAATCCACAATAAAAGCCGCTAGTGAACTCACACATCGTCCGGGTCCTCTGTATTAGAGCTCCCCTCCTCACGGTGGTAAAGACCTTTGAGAAAAAGAAGCACGAACAACAGAACTGtgagtgtttctgctgtcagtgGTGACATCACCTCCCCCTGACCAGTTCCGGATGTGGGGAATATTTGACTTGTTGCACAAAGTTTCACAACCAAATCTGGGAGTGTTTACGTGAAGTTACACAAGTGTGATTAAGCGGACTTTTGACTCTAATAACTGCTGATATCCTTTGACCACATGCAAGCCAAACTTAGCTGGCATCAACAACATCTTAAACTCTGGTACCAAACAAAAGATAACCTATTACCACACATTCAGACTTATATCCTAAGAGTCCCGAGAGAAGAACCAGCGTCCGATTGAGGCTAAATGTGTTAGCAAGCTGCACCACTCACCTATACTCGTCTGCAAGTGTCGACTTATCGTCCGGAAGCTATCGAATGAGACCCTCTTCTGTAAATTAGCCATGGTGCTCACACAGCTCTTCAACCTGTAGAGAGGACATGTGCTACAGTCCGGCATAACTCGAGAAAGTCTGAAAGTCAGTCCCATGCTCGACCGGACTCCAGCGGAGGCCGCCATGATTCTGTTTTGGTCACATGGCCGTAAACGGCCAATAGGGAAATACCGCTGGCGGGGAGACGTCGCTGCTGTGACGTCCAGCTCTGACAGCAGAGGGCCCTGTTGCGTCACACACTGCACAgttgtaaaacacaaaacaggagAATTAGGATGTAGACTGGCAGTGGTGGATgaagtattcagaccctttaCGTCAGagaaagtagcaataccacactatGAATATACTCCaatacaagtcctgcattcaaactttTATTAAGTACAGAAGTAattgcaacaaaatgtacttaaagtatatatacactatataatTATATCATTGGATCATTAGTATTAATCTATTAAtaattactttaatgttgtagccaGTCAAAGTGGAGCTAATTCTGCTTTGTATAtatgtactttaagtattaagatattttacttaacctccactacatttatcttaCTTAGCAGAGTCAGATTAGCTCCATCTCAATTTGCCTCACTAATAATATtccaatattataatatagcatatatatatatatattataaatttGATCTGAATGCGTCTTACTTTACATACGCATATTACATTTGGTAATATTGTATTCCAGTTGCAGCAGTCAAAGCCTGTTACAGTTTTGCCTCTGGTTAAGGAAGCAGGTCTGCCCGTAGTTCAAAAGAatcaaaatacagtatttcatatttcCGCGATGTCCCATCCAATGTTAAGCTCCATACTCACCAGTATCACACAACAGTAAATACATGTTCTGCCCTGTTTATGTGTGCCGCAGAGGAAGACAAACCTAGATAAGAAATCTGATGCACGCTGGCAGCAGAAAACTGAGACCACTGGTGTGTGAACACAGAGAAGGGATGTTATGACTAGAGGCAGGTGAAGTGCTCAGGcacactgttttctctctctttctgtaccGCTCTGTCCTTGACATCTGCTTGGAGGGAAAGAAAGTCACTCTAAAAGAAACAGAGCTATTAAACATATAATCCCTTTACAGAGTAGTAAAACACCCTCAGAGGAGCATGGTGTTGATAGTAGATATGATTTATAGGCTTTAGTGACTCTATAATGACTGATGGGCTCTTCCACTGGGATAGCACtgtgatttttgtttcttttcttatccTTCCTTTGGTGTCTCATAGTGATCTGTGCTTTGGGAGAAAGACGCTCTTAAAGCGGGTTTTAAGATATATACTAACCCCCATCTGGATTTGGCTGCAGAGGTTCCTTCCATGGCCATAAAAAGTAAATGGGGCACTCTCATGtctactttttttattttatagtgAGTACTGTGAGTCAACTGACTGGCATATAGATTATTACCCTTTATATACTCTAAATCCACATAATGAAACACCATTACACTTTCATGcactctatcacacacacacctgcacaggaTTAGTGTCCAGGGACAGttcacctgtgtgtctgtgaagtCTGTGAATTTAGAGCACTTAGTATATCATTGGGCCCTCTGGTCCTCGGgtcctgcaggtgtgtgtgtgtgtgcagaggtgtgGTGGGTGGCCCCTAGCTGTTCCATCAGATTGCACTCCCCTCACTCCCTGATGACTACACAGTACAATAACTCATAcgccccatacacacacacacacacacacacacacacacatacatccttAAGCCACTCACACTGAAATACTTAAACAAGACACTTCTTAAGACAgtcatgcaacacacacactcatactttcccaacatactgtatattgctCACCCATTTTAGCATTGATATAGAGATCTGTCTGAATGTCCCCTGAGTGCaccatgtgtatgtgtacagcTTTAGGACAGATAAAGCATGGAAAGACACCACATTTCCCAGCAGTCCTTTGGGTGCCGTACAATCACTCCCATCAGTACTCCCATTATTGTTTTTCACTTATAACACTTTTCCCACCTTGTCAATCACAGCAGAATTGAgccttgtattttaaaaaaagtcaccaTCTGGAATTTGGAAAACAGGTTTCTTTTAACTTCTTTTAAAGGATAAGCCTGGTGAAATTCTACTTattaacaaatcccattaaaacatcaaaaccaacagtgaatgtgTCCTACATTGTAAGTACTGTCTGTGTAACCAAAGCCTGATAAAGCTTATTGCTCTGTGCCACAGACCTCCATGCTTTTATtgcaaaaactattaaaaatacatcaatgagccacactgtcgcactggatgacatgttccTGTATTACAATGAATACCATAGTTATTATGAGtcaaacatgcatacacacagtccTGCTCACTGGAGCGCCTAATGTGAATTAAcccgcagctgaaaatagtccccagaaaattcagtgtttattcctgttttgagtaaatttagcatttttttgAGGAAATCACTTTGTCTTTCTTAAAAATGGAactacatcttcagtaggaacaaatagGCGTGTGTTTTGCATGCTTACTCACTGTCTGCATGCACATTTTAGTTCCCCTATTTAATGTTGTTTCTGGCTTTACTGTAAGTGCATCATCATCAGTTATGATGATCTATATTAGGCCAGGGGGGTTGAATGACAgctgtttcatttgatttcacttgttttacTGCCCTCCTTTGGGAACAGTCTGCTCAGAGTTAGATGGATGTTCTTGCAACATTGCCTTTAAAGCTGCTTTGAACGATGCAGCTTTAAGTTCCAGCATTTGCAAACATCTATAGCCCTAACCAACATTTAGTGATTTCCTTGGTGCCTAATGAGACATTAGGctttcttaaaatgttaaagcaacattttaGTTAGTTTCAGAAACAGCTGCCACCCTGCTGAGTTTGACCTTACAGAAAGTGTATTGACAACAGGACATGTTTCAACTACTGTAACTAGAGTTCCATTTAATCTTATCATATCATCTTCATATTAATGTTGGAAACCACCGCGTGTGTGTtggtatgcatgtgtgtgtacctgcagttGTGCACACGAGCAGCATTGAGCAAGCCGTGTCATGACTCTCTTCTCTCAGATGACTCACACAAACTTCTGAGAGTAACTAATCAGAAACAGGTTAAAAGTGCCCCTATGCCCTTTCATGCTTCGCCTGTGTGGGAATGCTTGTTTCTCAGCCAGACAAAAGGGAAACTTACCATCAATGTGAGTAAACACAGCAGCCTGGGAGCTGGCATCATTACAGGGAAAACAGCGTCTTAGTCAAACTCTTGTGATGTTTATATGTCTGGGAcactttctctgctgtgtgtcactCATTTACATGTAGCAACATTTTAGGAGTCTCCCCGGGGCTCAAGGTTGTGTTGAGTTGTTTGTAATTAATGACctttttcacacacaacacTAAAAACTCCAGCGGTCAGCGGTGatagtgtttgttttagctTGAGGTCTGGATGTGGTTTAGTGGTTTTAGTCTGTTCTATGAGCGACTGCCGTCTGGCCTGTGACAGACAGTGCTGACCGCTGACTGTTGACCTTTGAcaccagattaaaaaaaaggctgcagagagaggtcAAAGACTTGAGAGGTCATGGAGGTGCAACAAATCATGTAACAAATCCAAACACACCAAGGAAGTCACAGGTCCATTCCaattatgctttttttgttaCTAAATTTGGTAAAAGAAATGTCCATTTGAAGAGGGATATATGGTATGTAGGTTTGTCACATGTTTTATCAcgtttaaaggataaggctggtgattATCTATATTTTTGTTGAATACTTAACataaatatttactttaatttttcCAAATGCTAAATAATTTGTTGTGGACTATTTTCatggtggattaatacacattagTGCTATGGTTTGATTATCTTGCCAACTTATGTTTGAAGCTCACACATTTGGTGATGTAGTGAGtctttacagcagcaggacgatgTATGTGGGAGTGACTCTAAATGAAGGTAAGaaaggaacatgtcacacaTTGCCAAGGTGtagctcattgatgtgttttaatagttcatggacaacaatggagctctatagcacagaggaataagctatatcaggctttggctacacagacgaTTCTTGTTAGTTGCATCAattctttgttggttttggtcttttcatgggatttgtggATAACAAGTAAAATATTGAATATCACCAATTGAACACAGCAAACTAACCTGTCAATCACTCAGTGGTTACCAGGGAAACAATGGCATTCCGAGGCTTGGAGCATCATACTGTGAGCCAACCGCAGGCCTTcttctgttgtcatggcagcagGATGATTGATAGGCTCCTTGGGGAAGGAGAACGGCTCCAGACCTCCTCTCTGTTGACAGCAGGTAAAGACCACTTTTACTGGGAcg
The sequence above is a segment of the Enoplosus armatus isolate fEnoArm2 chromosome 2, fEnoArm2.hap1, whole genome shotgun sequence genome. Coding sequences within it:
- the zglp1 gene encoding GATA-type zinc finger protein 1: MNTGPRTQAPFIQGNQSTMEHNASHPALFYLFQEVSKLASPIHNSFLDTNSPSTWLNETSRSVQREEIAPLSNQQWRIKTPRKQPRPSRSADIQDPDFQGVTFRMDTELDDSREQCRLLITSKYSKELCKSVRKPRLRTRTSQKSLKTSSSDEESDPTTSVSKGKVCASCCTRKTPMWRDAEDGTPLCNACGIRYKKYRVRCVNCWHIPRKEGNSNSCCLKCGNFVRLTSAQRKHTT
- the fdx2 gene encoding ferredoxin-2, mitochondrial, with the protein product MAASAGVRSSMGLTFRLSRVMPDCSTCPLYRLKSCVSTMANLQKRVSFDSFRTISRHLQTSIGLYHREEGSSNTEDPDDVVNVVYIDRSGQRIPIKAKVGDNVLYLAHKHGVDLEGACEASLACSTCQVYVSAAHFNKLPDPDEREDDMLDMAPMLQENSRLGCQIILTPELDGIELTLPKVTRNFYVDGHVPKPH